Genomic window (Escherichia fergusonii ATCC 35469):
CTGCGGTGACATCCTGGCAATATTGAACACCGAAGTCATACCAGCATAACGTGCGAGATTTTTCAGGCGCACAGCCGGGAGTGTACTCAGGTTTTCAGCATGCAGGCCAAAATCGTTCAGAGTTTTCCAGCGTTCAATTGCTTCATTAAACGCCGGACCACTGATGGTCACAGGGCCCTTTTTCAGTGATTCCAGTAAAGACAGGCGGCTGCAATCAGTTGGCCCCAGCAGCATCTCCAGCTGTGAACGCTGTTCGGCTGACGGTATCAGTGCCAGTTTGTTCCACAGGCGCAACGTCGCCTTTTCCCTTACCTCTGAAATCAACCGGGTCAGCGTAGTGGCTCCGGGGAGAATAATACGATGTTGCATAAGCCACCCTGTCGCCAGATCGAAAAGCAGGCCAGGACGTTCGTTGCTTATCCAGCTCCGGGTATATAAAAGACGGGTAAGGCGAAATGTCCAGGGCCAGGCAAATTCACGATACTGATAGTGCTGACGTATCAGCGCTGCATGCTCACGGCGGGTATTTTCCCTCTGACCGTATTCTGCAAGAACGGTGATATCACGAATCCCGAGCTGTCTGGCGGTAAAATGCCGGACGCCGGAAGGAATATGATTCATATCGGTGAGGAAGGTGCCCAGAAAACGGACACATCCAATTTGCAGGGCAATGCCCAGACGGTTGTGATCACCTCTGCTTTTTCCGATAAATTCCTTGTCTGCTTCATCAAGGTGAAAATATCGTGCCAGCTGAAGCTCATCCGGTTCACCGGTGAATCTGCCATAGCTTTCAGTCTGCTCAGTGGTCAGAAAGTCAACGGGCATATCGGCCTCCCTGCCTGACGGGCATTTAGTAACATTTTTCCAACCGTACGAAATGTTATAAATTATCGGACATCGTAAAACTGTTACATTAATATGTCTATTAAATCGTAAATTTGTAATAATAGACATGAGTTGTCCGATATTCGATTTAAGGTACATTTTTATGCGACTTTTTGGTTACGCTCGGGTCTCAACCAGTCAGCAGTCTCTTGATCTTCAGGTCAGAGCACTCAAAGACGCAGGTGTGAAAGCAAACCGTATATTTACCGATAAGGCATCCGGCAGTTCAACAGACCGGGAAGGGCTGGATTTGCTGAGGATGAAGGTGGAGGAAGGTGATGTCATTCTGGTTAAGAAGCTCGACCGTCTTGGCCGCGACACTGCCGATATGATCCAACTGATAAAGGAATTTGACGCTCAGGGCGTGGCAGTCCGGTTCATTGATGACGGGATCAGTACCGACGGTGATATGGGGCAAATGGTGGTCACCATCCTGTCGGCTGTGGCACAGGCTGAACGCCGGAGGATCCTAGAACGCACGAATGAGGGCCGACAGGAAGCAAAGCTGAAAGGAATCAAATTTGGCCGCAGGCGTACCGTGGACAGGAACGTCGTGCTGACGCTTCATCAGAAGGGCACTGGTGCAACGGAAATTGCTCATCAGCTCAGTATTGCCCGCTCCACGGTTTATAAAATTCTTGAAGACGAAAGGGCCTCGTGATACGCCTATTTTTATAGGTTAATGTCATGATAATAATGGTTTCTTAGACGTCAGGTGGCACTTTTCGGGGAAATGTGCGCGGAACCCCTATTTGTTTATTTTTCTAAATACATTCAAATATGTATCCGCTCATGAGACAATAACCCTGGTAAATGCTTCAATAATATTGAAAAAGGAAGAGTATGAGTATTCAACATTTTCGTGTCGCCCTTATTCCCTTTTTTGCGGCATTTTGCCTTCCTGTTTTTGCTCACCCAGAAACGCTGGTGAAAGTAAAAGATGCTGAAGATCAGTTGGGTGCACGAGTGGGTTACATCGAACTGGATCTCAACAGCGGTAAGATCCTTGAGAGTTTTCGCCCCGAAGAACGTTTTCCAATGATGAGCACTTTTAAAGTTCTGCTATGTGGTGCGGTATTATCCCGTGTTGACGCCGGGCAAGAGCAACTCGGTCGCCGCATACACTATTCTCAGAATGACTTGGTTGAGTACTCACCAGTCACAGAAAAGCATCTTACGGATGGCATGACAGTAAGAGAATTATGCAGTGCTGCCATAACCATGAGTGATAACACTGCTGCCAACTTACTTCTGACAACGATCGGAGGACCGAAGGAGCTAACCGCTTTTTTGCACAACATGGGGGATCATGTAACTCGCCTTGATCGTTGGGAACCGGAGCTGAATGAAGCCATACCAAACGACGAGCGTGACACCACGATGCCTGCAGCAATGGCAACAACGTTGCGCAAACTATTAACTGGCGAACTACTTACTCTAGCTTCCCGGCAACAATTAATAGACTGGATGGAGGCGGATAAAGTTGCAGGACCACTTCTGCGCTCGGCCCTTCCGGCTGGCTGGTTTATTGCTGATAAATCTGGAGCCGGTGAGCGTGGGTCTCGCGGTATCATTGCAGCACTGGGGCCAGATGGTAAGCCCTCCCGTATCGTAGTTATCTACACGACGGGGAGTCAGGCAACTATGGATGAACGAAATAGACAGATCGCTGAGATAGGTGCCTCACTGATTAAGCATTGGTAACTGTCAGACCAAGTTTACTCATATATACTTTAGATTGATTTAAAACTTCATTTTTAATTTAAAAGGATCTAGGTGAAGATCCTTTTTGATAATCTCATGACCAAAATCCCTTAACGTGAGTTTTCGTTCCACTGAGCGTCAGACCCCTTTCATTCACCATATATAGGTTACTCTTTTAATTACAAACTGCGATGACAGTTGTAAGGAGACCCTGTATGGCTAACTATCAAAATATGCTTGTTGTTATCGATCCCAATCAGGACGATCAGCCAGCATTGCGGCGAGCTGTTTATTTGCATCAACGGATTGGTGGCAAAATTAAGGCATTCTTACCGATCTATGACTTTTCCTACGAGATGACTACCCTTCTCTCGCCTGATGAGCGAACAGCGATGCGTCAGGGTGTTATCAGTCAGCGAACTGCGTGGATTCGTGAGCAAGCAAAGTACTACATTGATGCAGGCGTTCCTATTGAAATCAAAGTGGTCTGGCACAACCGGCCTTTTGAAGCCGTGATTCAGGAAGTTATCAGCGGCGGTCACGATCTGGTTCTGAAAATGGCGCACCAACACGACCGTCTGGAAGCCGTAATTTTTACCCCGACCGACTGGCACTTGTTACGTAAATGCCCATGCCCAGTGTGGATGGTGAAAGACCAACCGTGGCCAGAAGGTGGTAAAGCGCTGGTGGCGGTGAATCTTGCCAGTGAAGAGCCATATCATAATGCGCTTAATGAAAAACTGGTGAAAGAAACCATACTTTTGGCTGAAAAGGTTAATCACACCGAAGTCCATCTGGTGGGCGCTTATCCGGTAACACCAATCAATATCGCTATTGAACTCCCCGAATTTGATCCAGGCGTGTACAACGACGCGATTCGTGGGCAGCATTTGTTGGCAATGAAGGCGTTGCGACAAAAATTCGGTATTGATGAAAAAGTCACGCATGTCGAAAAAGGACTACCAGAAGAGGTTATCCCGGATTTGGCTGAACATTTACAAGCTGGGATTGTAGTTCTCGGTACTGTTGGACGCACCGGTATTTCTGCGGCGTTTCTGGGTAATACCGCCGAGCAGGTTATTGACCATTTGCGCTGTGACCTGTTGGTGATTAAACCCGACCAGTATCAAACGCCTATCGAACTTGATGACGACGAAGACGATTAAACACTGAACTTACCGGATGGCGAGTTTCATCAGCCATCCGGTTTATCACGATTATGCTTTATCTTCCCCGCCAAGCAGATAAATCCCCAGGGGAATGGCCAGCAGAACAGTGAATACCAGGCTATAGACAAAAATCATAGAAGACTGGATAAAATACATTGAAGTCGTCCACTCGGAGAGCGGGATATTGTACTGCTCAATCACGCCACCAATGGTTGCGCGTGTCACTATCGACGCCGCAATGACAAATACCCCCAGCAGACACAATAGAAATTTTTTCCCTTTTGCGGTTTTCAGCGTTGTCCAGATCATTACCCTACCCTTTTCGATAAAACATATGCTACATGACGATAACAATATCATGGCATTCACTCTCTGTCTGCCATTAAAAATTGACATTTAATTTACACTTTAAAGGTTGTCCGTACTTTGAGCTAATCGCGCTATTTCCCGACCTTTCGATAGATGACCTGAATGTTTGCACACGGTAAAATATTCTCGCCCAGAGTATTTCGGCTAATTAGCCGAGCATGGAGGAACAGAGATAATAATGATTACTCAAATATTTATCGTTAACGCCCTGAATCTGGCGATTGTTTTCGGAAGCTGTGCAGCATTGGTGTTGATGAGCTTTTGGTTTCGCCATGGGCAGAAAAGAAGAAAAGGCTTTGTATTTCATGCCGCTCAATTCTTTATCTATGCGGTCATTATCGGCGCAATTGGTAACATTGTTAATTATGTGATTGCAACGTATAAAATTAATTTTATCTCTTCCGATGCAATCGATTTTATTTGTACATCATTAATTGCGCTTATTTTAACCGTTAAACTGTTTTTGTTGATCAATCAATTTGAACGCAAACAGATCAAAAAAGGTCGAGATGTGACCAGTGCGCGGATTCTTTCGCGCATAATTAAGATCACGATAATTATGGTGATTGTATTGCTCTATGGTGAGCATTTTGGCATGAGCCTTTCTGGTCTGTTGACCTTTGGTGGTATCGGTGGTCTTGCTGTTGGTATGGCAGGGAAAGATATTCTAAGTAATTTCTTTTCCGGGATTATGCTTTATTTTGACCGCCCTTTCAGTATCGGCGACTGGATCCGTTCTCCTGACAGAAATATTGAAGGTACGGTCACCGAAATTGGCTGGCGGATTACCAAAATTACGACATTTAATAACCGCCCACTCTACGTGCCCAACTCCTTGTTTTCTTCTATTAGTGTGGAAAACCCCGGCAGAATGACCAACCGACGGATAACCACAACCATTGGTTTACGTTATGAAGATGCCGCAAAGGTGGGAACAATTGTAGAAGCGGTGCGCCAGATGTTGCAGACACATGAAAGCATTGATCAACATCAGACGTTACTGGTGTATTTCAATGATTTTGGTGATTCGTCATTAAACATTATGGTTTATTGTTTTACTAAAACCACCGTCTGGGCCGAATGGCTGGCAGCGCAACAGGATGTTTTCCTGAAGATTATCGATATTGTCCAGGCGCATGGCGCAGATTTTGCGTTCCCAAGTCAGACGCTGTATCTGGATAACTCGACACCCCAGCAAATTAACGAGAAATAACGTTAATTTTGTCTAGAAAAACTGGCGCCCAAATGCGCCAGTTTTACTTTGAAAGATGTCTACACTAAATAATTCGAGTCGCAGCACCTGCAACGAGTATATCAGTGCTCAACAACATACATTGTGCGGCTGTAGGCAACATCTTCTGCATTGTTGATCGGATAACCTTTCAGCCACGGTTTAATTAATCGACCATTAGTGTACTGATAGATTGGTGCAATAGGTGCCTGCTCCATCAATATTTTTTCCGCAGAATTATAATCAGCATTCCTTGCCTTTTCTGTATTCTCCAGCGAAGCCTGATTAATTACCTTGTCATAAGCCGGATTATTAAACCGTGAAATATTGCCTGAGTGCATTGAGGTTAACAATGACAGGAAAGTTGACGGTTCATTATAATCGCCTACCCAAGAAGCGCGGATGACATCAAAATTGCCGGTATTACGGCTATCAATATAGGTTTTCCATTCCTGATTTTGCAGTTTAACATCAACGCCGAGATTCTTTTTCCACATTGACGCGACCGCAATCGCGATCTTCTGGTGATTCTCAGAAGTGTTATACAGCAGTGTCAGTTTGAGCGGTTTTTGAGGGCCATAACCTGCCGCACTCAGCAATGTTTTTGCCTGTGCATTGAGTTCTTCCTGGCTCATCTGCTCAAATGGCGAAGGTTCAGGTGTAAATCCTGCGGTAACATCAGGGGTAAAATGCCATGCCGGTTTTTCACCTGTACCCAGTACTTTTTCTGCAATCAGACGTCTGTCGATAGTCATACTCAGCGCCATACGGACACGTTGATCCGCAGTTGGCCCCTTCTGAGTATTAAACGCATAATAGTAAGTACCTAACTGCGGCGGTGTATAAACCTGCCCCGGAATATCCTTCAGCAATTTTTGGTAGAGATTTTTCGGGAACGACTCGGTGATATCAATATCACCGGCCAGATAACGTTTTGTTGCGGCAGACTCCTGATTGATTGGCAGGAAAGTGACTTTTTGCAGCACCGTTTTACCGTTATCCCAGTAGTGGCTATTAGGAACAACAACCAGTTTTTCGTTGACCACCCGCTCTTTTAACACAAACGCGCCATTACCAACTAAATTGCCAGGCTTTGTCCACTCTTTGCCACTTTCTACATTCGCTTTTTTTACCGGATAAAAAGCAAAACTGGCGGTTAAATTAGCAAACCACGGTAATGGCTTATCGAGATGCACTTTAAGTGTACGGGCATCAACGGCTGTTACCCCCAGTTTATCTGGTGTGGTTTTACCGTCGATTATCGCCTGAGCATTGTTAATTCCGGCAAGTGCAGCAAACCAGGCAAAGGGAGATAATGTCTTCGGGTCAACCAGTCGCTGCCAACTATAAACAAAATCTTCCGCAGTCACTGGCGTACCATCAGCCCATTTTGCGTCATCACGCAGGGTAAAAGTCCAGATACGGTTGTCGTTGCTTTTCCACTGAGTAGCAACACCGGGAACAATTTCCCCCTTCTCATTCTGATTAACCAGCCCTTCAAACAGGTCCCGGATAACCTGAATCTCGGGTAATCCTACCGCTTTCGCCGGGTCTAATGTCGCTGGCTCATCCTTGATATGGCGCACAATCTCTTGCTTCTTTGCGAGCACTGTTCCATCGGGAACATCTGCCGCCCAGGACAAAGAAATGCTGCTAACCAACAGCGCACAACACGTTACTGAAACAGAGTGCCTCATCTGGGTTCCCTCAATCCGGCTTTTATTTAGATGCGTAATTATTTGTTTCGCCTTAAAGAATTGCAAATACCTTGTAATAAAAAATTGATATGACACGTAACATTCGCGCTACGTGAAATCAATTTGCTTCCTGACAAATTTTGCACAACACTGCGAGTAAATAATTGCAATGGTTGAGACGATGATGACTGTTACTCGCCCGCGCGCCGAACGTGGCGCATTTCCTCCCGGAACTGAACACTATGGTCGTTCTTTATTAGGTGCACCACTCATCTGGTTTCCGGCTCCCGCCGCCAACAGTGAAAGCGGATTGATTCTGGCTGGCACTCACGGCGACGAAAACTCTTCCGTGGTTACCCTTTCCTGCGCATTACGCACTTTAACGCCTTCATTGCGCCGCCATCACGTGGTGCTCAATGTTAACCCTGACGGCAGCCAGTTAGGGCTGCGGGCGAATGCCAATGGAGTTGATCTCAACCGCAATTTCCCGGCAGCTAACTGGAAAGCGGGTGAAACTGTATATCGCTGGAATAGTGCTGCGCCAGAACGAGACGTGGTACTGCTCACGGGGGATGCACCAGGTTCAGAACCTGAAACTCAGGCACTTTGCCAACTTATTCATCGTATTCAGCCTGCGTGGGTTGTTTCTTTTCACGACCCGCTGGCCTGCATTGAAGATCCACGACAAAGCGAATTAGGCGAGTGGCTGGCCCAGGCATTTGAGCTGCCATTAGTGACCAGTGTCGGTTACGAAACACCAGGATCGTTTGGCAGTTGGTGTGCAGATCTCAATTTACCCTGTATCACCGCCGAGTTTCCGGCCATCTCATCAGATGAAGCCAGCGAGAAGTACCTGTTCGCGATGTCCAACCTACTACGCTGGCATCCTAAAGATGCACTTGTCCGGTCGTAAAATGCAGATGTGGCTCCACATCCATTGCCAGCCAGGTGGGGCCATCAAGATCAGCAAAACTGACCTGAGGAACAAGCGGCAAAGCGGCGCTAATCGCACGTGAAGTGCAGAGCATACAACCTAGCATCAGACTGAATCCCTGCGCCTTAGCTTCGGTGGCCAGTGCCAGTGCCTCAGTCAAACCGCCAGTTTTATCCAGCTTGATGTTGACCATTTCATAACGCCCTTTCAGCGCTTTAAGGTTGCTACGGGTATGGCAACTCTCATCAGCACAAATTGGCAGAGGATGAATGAAGTTCTCCAGTGCGGCGTCGTCCTGGGCAGGAAGCGGTTGTTCAAGCATTGCCACGCCCAGATCTGCCAGCAACTGGCAACGTGCCGCCAGTCCCTCAGCGCGCCAGGACTTATTGGCATCGACAATGATCGTGGCTTCAGGTGCTGCTGCACGTATTGCCACCATTCGCTCACTGATCAAATGACTATCAAGTTTCACCTTCAGTAACGTCGCGCCCTTATTCCACAAAGCGGCAGCACTGGTGGCCATCTGCTCGGGAGTACCAATCACGACAGTCTGTGCCGTAGTAATGGTTGAATTTAGTTCAATGCCCAGTAACTCTTCCAGTGTTTGCTGTTGCTGCCGGGCCTGAAGATCCCATAACGCACAATCGACAGCGTTGCGTGCGGCGCCTGCCGGTAACAACTGCTGTAGCGCTTCACGGGTTAATCCCTTTTCCAGTTGCGGAACGATCTCCATGATTTGCGCCAGTACCGAAGCATCGCTTTCGCCATAACGCAGATATGGCGTACATTCTCCTACGCCTTTTACGCCATCCTCCTCCAGTTCGACCACCACAACATGCGCTTCGCTGCGACTGCCACGGGCAATCACAAACGGGGTATGTAATGGCCAGGCTTCTTCATAAACCTTTACAGATCTCATCTCTTCTCCTTCATGCGATACCAAAAGATCAGGCGTAAATAGCGTTTGATGTGTTATAGACTGTTGGCATAAAATAGTGGTGACGTTAACTATATGTAAATAGGAAGATAACCATGTCACAAACCGTTCATTTCCAGGGCAACCCGGTTGCAGTCGCAAACTCCATTCCTCAGGCGGGTAGCAAAGCGCAGCCTTTTACTCTCGTGGCAAAAGATCTGTCTGACGTCACACTGAGTCAGTTTGCTGGCAAACGCAAAGTGTTAAATATTTTCCCAAGTATCGATACCGGCGTATGCGCAGCATCGGTACGTAAGTTTAATCAACTGGTAACAGAAATCGACAACACGGTTGTGCTGTGCGTTTCTGCTGACCTGCCGTTCGCTCAGTCTCGTTTTTGCGGTGCAGAAGGTTTAAATAACGTCATCACCCTCTCTACTTTCCGCAATGCTGAGTTCCTCAAAAATTATGGTGTAGAAATCACCGACGGCCCGCTGAAAGGTCTGGCAGCACGTGCAGTTGTCGTTATTGACGAAAATGACAATGTTGTTTTCAGCCAGTTGGTAAATGAAATCACCACCGAACCGGATTACGACACCGCACTCACTGTGCTGAAAGCGTAAGAAGCGAAAAGCCTGATAAGCAACTCTGCTATCCTGCTATCAGGCTTTAACATTACTCTTCGCTTTTTTTCTGATTCAGACCATATTCACGCAATTTATTGGCGATGGCGGTGTGCGAAACCCCCAGCCGTTTTGCCAGCTTACGTGTGCTGGGATAATTACGATACAGTTGTGTCAGCACCGAACGTTCAAAGCGGCTGGTGATCTCATCCAGCGAACCTTCCATCGCATCTTCACCGACAGCCACCGTGGCGACATCATAGTCTGGTAACAGAATATCCTGCGAGCGCAGCTCATAACCATCCAGTTGCGTTAATGCTCGATAGATCGCATTTTTTAACTGACGCACGTTTCCAGGCCAGGCATAACGGGTCAGTACGGTATTGAGATCGGCGGCCAGTTTTGGTCTCGGCACGCCTTGCTCATCAGCAAAACGGGCCACGAACAACTCCGTCAAAGGCATAATATCTTGCGGGCAATCGCGTAGTGGCGGCAGATTTAGTGTCAAAACGTTAAGGCGATAATAGAGATCTTCCCGGAACAGGCCTTTTTGTACCAACTCAACCAGGTTTTTCTGCGTCGCGCAAATCACCCGTACATCCACATGAACTTCGTGGTCCTCACCAACACGGCGGAAAGTACCGTCGTTAAGAAAACGCAGTAGTTTGGTCTGCATACGTGGTGACATCTCGCCAATTTCATCCAGCAGAACAGAGCCACCATTCGCCTGCTCGAAGAAGCCTTTTTTGCCTTCCGGTGCGTGACCAAACAGTTCACTTTCAACGGCGTCTTCCGGGATAGAAGCACAATTAAGCGCCAGATAAGGTTTCCCCGCTCGTGGACTGGCCTGGTGGCACGCGTGAGCAAAGAGATCTTTACCTGTGCCGGTATCACCGGTAATCAACAGTGGCGCACTCAGCATCGCCAGTTTGCGCGCCTGCTCAACTACATGTTTCATTTTCGGGCTAACGGCGACAATCTGACTGAAAGCGCTAACATCTTGAGAGGTGATGTTTTGCAGCTGACGCCCCATCCGAATGGTAGAACGCAACATCACCACCGCGCCTGTCAGCACGTGCTGATCGTTTTCATCCTGCAAATACACAGGCGTGATTTCCATCAGGAAGTTTTGCCCGTTAATCACCACATGTTCGTTATGTGATGTTTGCGGATTACCTTCCAGCCAGCGCAGAAAATTAAAACCATTAATCAATTGCGCGGCGGTATGGTTACGCAGGCGATCGAGATGTTGACCAAAAAGTTGACAACTTGCCGGGTTAGCAATCTCAACCTTACTTTTCATATCCAGCGATAAAACAGGTTCCGGAAGAGCTTCAAGTAATGCGCTGAGCGCCAGATGCTCACGCTCAGAAGGCATCCAGGGAACAGTGCGAACATCTGTAACGCCGGAGATACGGCGAATTTCAGCCATCAGGCTACTGAATGTATTGAACTCCAGTTCAGCGAAGTTAAGGTAAATTCGCCCGATGGGATCGATCTCAATACCGCGTAAATCAATGCCACGTAGCACAAGAATATCGAGCAGTTCGCGGGTCAGACCGAGCCGGTCTTCACAAAAGACTTCCAGACGCATGGGAACCTTCACCTGAATAATGAATCATTAGATAAGATGATAAGCCACTCTGAGGGAAGCAGGAAGAACTCTGTCAACAAATATTGACAGAATGACGGAAAAATGGGCGTTGTGGCGTAAAGTTATACGTTTAACGCCCATTCTTAATTAATTTTCGCGTCTGGTTGGTGCTTTCTGTAACGTCTCCTTGAGTTGACCAATCAATTGACGGCGGAAATCCCCCAATCGCGGTTTATCATCATCAAGCCACGGCAATGGACGACACAACTCCATGGCCTTAATGCCCAGACGCGCAGTTAATAAACCTGCACCAATACCTTGTGCTGCGCGCGTTGACAGTCGTGCAGCAAGATCTTGCGACATCCAGTCCATCCCTACTTCCCGCACCAGCTCACTGGCTCCGGCAAAAGCGATGTTCAACAAGACCAGGCGAAATAAGCGCAAACGACTGTAATACCCCAACTCAATGCCATACAGCGTTGCGATACGGTTGATAAGACGTAAATTGCGCCAGGCAATGAAGGCCATATCCACTAATGCCAGCGGACTTACTGCAATCATCAATGTAGACTCTGCTGCACTACGGCTGATCTCCCGCCGCGCCTGAGCATCCAGCACGGGCTGCACCAAATGTGCGTACAAAGTCACGACCTCACGGTCATTTTGTGTTTCGTGAATCGAGGCATACCAGCGTTGCAGCGCCGGATGTGACTGATCGATTCCCGCCTGCTGCGCCAGTTTTTCGCAAAACGCGCGCCCTTTCCCGGCGCCGTGACTGTGCAACAAATCGCGCGCTTCATCGCGTTCATGAGCACGCTGGCGCAAGCGCCATAAGCGTCGCCACTCTGTCACCACAGACCCTACGCCTGCACCAATAATCAATGCTCCTGCGGCACAGCCGCCCAGGGCCACCCAGTCCTGAGTTTGCCAGGCGTTCATCGTCCACTGCACACCCTGACCAACAACGCTTGCACCAAACAGCGCCAGTCCGCCCATCACCATTTTGCGCCACAGACTGCGTTTCGGACGTAGCGCCGCATCCATCACTGCTTCAACTTGCCCTTCTTCTTCCGGCGCTTCGTCGAGTGTGGCTGGGGCAAAATTTTGCGCCTGATTTTCGTCAAAGGTCTGCTGCGCCTTAAATTTAGGGCTCTGATCGACCTCCAGTGGACCGTCGAAATCAATACGTGGTTTTAACGGTTCGGTCATCGCAATTTATCTCCTATTAAAAATTCCAGCGCAGCATCAAGGCGAATATGCGGCAACGGTTTGTCGACATCCATCACCTGCGGGCGAAACGCCTCAAACTGGAAGCCTTGCTTATCCCAGAACGCCTGGCCAGGCAAACGTGCGGGAACTTCGCCAGGATACACAGTGAGCGGTGCACCATCACTGAGCCGATTACCGCGCAGCGCCGGGATTTTCTCACCGTTAACATCAATAATGCCGCTAGTGGTCGCCTGAACTGACGCCAGCCCCAGGCAGTCCATACTGATCCCTTCGAACGCCGCATTTTGCCAGGCATCCTGAATCAGTTGTTGCAGTAATGAAACCATATTGGCGTGTTGATCGATGGTCACATGATCCGCTTTAGTGGCAGCAAACAATAGCTTATCGATAACCGGCGAAAACAAGCGCCGGAACAAGGTACGCTGCCCATAGTGGAAGCTTTGCATCAGCTGCGTCAGCGCCAGACGCATATCATTAAATGCTTGTGGCCCACTGTTGAGCGGTTGCAGGCAGTCCACCAGCACAATCTGCCGATCAAAACGCAGGAAGTGATTTTTATAGAACCCCTTCACCACTTTCTCGCAGTAATAATTAAACC
Coding sequences:
- a CDS encoding recombinase family protein — encoded protein: MRLFGYARVSTSQQSLDLQVRALKDAGVKANRIFTDKASGSSTDREGLDLLRMKVEEGDVILVKKLDRLGRDTADMIQLIKEFDAQGVAVRFIDDGISTDGDMGQMVVTILSAVAQAERRRILERTNEGRQEAKLKGIKFGRRRTVDRNVVLTLHQKGTGATEIAHQLSIARSTVYKILEDERAS
- a CDS encoding broad-spectrum class A beta-lactamase TEM-1 yields the protein MSIQHFRVALIPFFAAFCLPVFAHPETLVKVKDAEDQLGARVGYIELDLNSGKILESFRPEERFPMMSTFKVLLCGAVLSRVDAGQEQLGRRIHYSQNDLVEYSPVTEKHLTDGMTVRELCSAAITMSDNTAANLLLTTIGGPKELTAFLHNMGDHVTRLDRWEPELNEAIPNDERDTTMPAAMATTLRKLLTGELLTLASRQQLIDWMEADKVAGPLLRSALPAGWFIADKSGAGERGSRGIIAALGPDGKPSRIVVIYTTGSQATMDERNRQIAEIGASLIKHW
- the uspE gene encoding universal stress protein UspE, whose amino-acid sequence is MANYQNMLVVIDPNQDDQPALRRAVYLHQRIGGKIKAFLPIYDFSYEMTTLLSPDERTAMRQGVISQRTAWIREQAKYYIDAGVPIEIKVVWHNRPFEAVIQEVISGGHDLVLKMAHQHDRLEAVIFTPTDWHLLRKCPCPVWMVKDQPWPEGGKALVAVNLASEEPYHNALNEKLVKETILLAEKVNHTEVHLVGAYPVTPINIAIELPEFDPGVYNDAIRGQHLLAMKALRQKFGIDEKVTHVEKGLPEEVIPDLAEHLQAGIVVLGTVGRTGISAAFLGNTAEQVIDHLRCDLLVIKPDQYQTPIELDDDEDD
- a CDS encoding DUF2534 family protein, whose product is MIWTTLKTAKGKKFLLCLLGVFVIAASIVTRATIGGVIEQYNIPLSEWTTSMYFIQSSMIFVYSLVFTVLLAIPLGIYLLGGEDKA
- a CDS encoding mechanosensitive ion channel family protein; translation: MITQIFIVNALNLAIVFGSCAALVLMSFWFRHGQKRRKGFVFHAAQFFIYAVIIGAIGNIVNYVIATYKINFISSDAIDFICTSLIALILTVKLFLLINQFERKQIKKGRDVTSARILSRIIKITIIMVIVLLYGEHFGMSLSGLLTFGGIGGLAVGMAGKDILSNFFSGIMLYFDRPFSIGDWIRSPDRNIEGTVTEIGWRITKITTFNNRPLYVPNSLFSSISVENPGRMTNRRITTTIGLRYEDAAKVGTIVEAVRQMLQTHESIDQHQTLLVYFNDFGDSSLNIMVYCFTKTTVWAEWLAAQQDVFLKIIDIVQAHGADFAFPSQTLYLDNSTPQQINEK
- a CDS encoding peptide ABC transporter substrate-binding protein produces the protein MRHSVSVTCCALLVSSISLSWAADVPDGTVLAKKQEIVRHIKDEPATLDPAKAVGLPEIQVIRDLFEGLVNQNEKGEIVPGVATQWKSNDNRIWTFTLRDDAKWADGTPVTAEDFVYSWQRLVDPKTLSPFAWFAALAGINNAQAIIDGKTTPDKLGVTAVDARTLKVHLDKPLPWFANLTASFAFYPVKKANVESGKEWTKPGNLVGNGAFVLKERVVNEKLVVVPNSHYWDNGKTVLQKVTFLPINQESAATKRYLAGDIDITESFPKNLYQKLLKDIPGQVYTPPQLGTYYYAFNTQKGPTADQRVRMALSMTIDRRLIAEKVLGTGEKPAWHFTPDVTAGFTPEPSPFEQMSQEELNAQAKTLLSAAGYGPQKPLKLTLLYNTSENHQKIAIAVASMWKKNLGVDVKLQNQEWKTYIDSRNTGNFDVIRASWVGDYNEPSTFLSLLTSMHSGNISRFNNPAYDKVINQASLENTEKARNADYNSAEKILMEQAPIAPIYQYTNGRLIKPWLKGYPINNAEDVAYSRTMYVVEH
- the mpaA gene encoding murein tripeptide amidase MpaA encodes the protein MTVTRPRAERGAFPPGTEHYGRSLLGAPLIWFPAPAANSESGLILAGTHGDENSSVVTLSCALRTLTPSLRRHHVVLNVNPDGSQLGLRANANGVDLNRNFPAANWKAGETVYRWNSAAPERDVVLLTGDAPGSEPETQALCQLIHRIQPAWVVSFHDPLACIEDPRQSELGEWLAQAFELPLVTSVGYETPGSFGSWCADLNLPCITAEFPAISSDEASEKYLFAMSNLLRWHPKDALVRS
- the ycjG gene encoding L-Ala-D/L-Glu epimerase yields the protein MRSVKVYEEAWPLHTPFVIARGSRSEAHVVVVELEEDGVKGVGECTPYLRYGESDASVLAQIMEIVPQLEKGLTREALQQLLPAGAARNAVDCALWDLQARQQQQTLEELLGIELNSTITTAQTVVIGTPEQMATSAAALWNKGATLLKVKLDSHLISERMVAIRAAAPEATIIVDANKSWRAEGLAARCQLLADLGVAMLEQPLPAQDDAALENFIHPLPICADESCHTRSNLKALKGRYEMVNIKLDKTGGLTEALALATEAKAQGFSLMLGCMLCTSRAISAALPLVPQVSFADLDGPTWLAMDVEPHLHFTTGQVHL
- the tpx gene encoding thiol peroxidase, yielding MSQTVHFQGNPVAVANSIPQAGSKAQPFTLVAKDLSDVTLSQFAGKRKVLNIFPSIDTGVCAASVRKFNQLVTEIDNTVVLCVSADLPFAQSRFCGAEGLNNVITLSTFRNAEFLKNYGVEITDGPLKGLAARAVVVIDENDNVVFSQLVNEITTEPDYDTALTVLKA